The Aeromicrobium senzhongii genome includes a window with the following:
- a CDS encoding lysoplasmalogenase gives MNPLRSPWLAAFGVAVVVHLALVLAQAQPWESISKCLIAPLLIAWVIDQGGPRIIAAALFFCLLGDLFLEIDGFFIAGMAAFAIAHGCFVTFFVRHGALASLRRRLWIPAALAVGAVLLLAWVWTGLESGLRVPVLVYALLLSTTAATALSVDLRAGLGALLFLFSDGLIAARIAERVPEDAVAGGFVVMLTYSAALFLLATAAVRLPARPDRTPPADSGTFLQEPVR, from the coding sequence ATGAATCCGCTTCGTAGCCCCTGGCTCGCCGCCTTCGGCGTGGCCGTCGTGGTCCATCTGGCGTTGGTCCTCGCCCAGGCGCAACCGTGGGAGAGCATCTCCAAGTGCCTGATCGCGCCGCTGCTGATCGCGTGGGTGATCGACCAGGGCGGCCCCAGGATCATCGCGGCCGCACTGTTCTTCTGCCTGCTGGGCGACCTCTTCCTCGAGATCGACGGATTCTTCATCGCCGGCATGGCGGCGTTCGCGATCGCCCACGGGTGCTTCGTGACGTTCTTCGTGCGCCACGGCGCGCTGGCCTCGCTGCGCCGCCGGCTGTGGATCCCGGCGGCGCTGGCGGTGGGCGCCGTCCTGCTGCTGGCGTGGGTCTGGACGGGCCTGGAGTCCGGCCTGCGGGTCCCGGTGCTCGTGTACGCGCTGCTGCTGTCGACCACCGCCGCGACCGCGCTCTCGGTCGACCTCCGTGCCGGTCTCGGTGCGCTGCTGTTCCTGTTCAGTGACGGACTGATCGCCGCCCGCATCGCCGAACGAGTCCCCGAGGACGCGGTCGCCGGCGGGTTCGTCGTGATGCTCACCTACTCCGCGGCGCTGTTCCTGCTCGCGACCGCAGCGGTGCGGCTGCCCGCCCGGCCCGACCGGACCCCACCCGCGGACAGCGGCACGTTCCTGCAGGAGCCGGTCCGATGA
- a CDS encoding pyridoxamine 5'-phosphate oxidase family protein — protein sequence MSTGTIQDLEHEECRELLQVGRFARIAFEGSDQLELLPVNYAYADGIILIRTSENAGLASIVERRFVLEADHHDDTFQTGWSVVVRGTAAIASREQIETFGGRLPNSWAGSEGTAVHIAITPTELRGRRVRSYPR from the coding sequence ATGAGCACCGGGACGATCCAGGATTTGGAACATGAGGAGTGCCGCGAGCTGCTGCAGGTCGGCCGTTTCGCGCGGATCGCCTTCGAGGGCAGCGACCAGTTGGAGCTGTTGCCGGTCAACTATGCGTACGCCGACGGGATCATCCTCATCCGTACGAGCGAGAACGCGGGCCTGGCCAGCATCGTCGAGCGTCGCTTCGTCCTCGAGGCCGACCACCACGACGACACCTTCCAGACGGGGTGGAGCGTGGTCGTGCGCGGGACCGCGGCCATCGCCAGCCGGGAGCAGATCGAGACCTTCGGCGGTCGCCTGCCGAACTCGTGGGCCGGCAGCGAGGGCACGGCGGTGCACATCGCGATCACCCCGACCGAGCTGCGCGGCCGTCGCGTGCGCTCGTACCCGCGCTGA
- a CDS encoding DUF1501 domain-containing protein, producing MNDGHDASCADYGVSRRNVLKSAGLLAMAGVTTSMFGDVLASTAYGATNGNILIVLSLRGGADGMSMMVPHAEPAYYAARPNIAVKKAQLMGADATFGLHPSFKPLEGLWNSGKMAAIHAVGLPTPNRSHFEAMELVEDADPGSSERIGWLNRVIGCFTSNDVFDGIQVGSTVMPTSLIGPEPSFATSDFTSLSAPWADHQDLGPRLRSMLSTMYRDAGTVIGRAGQEALALDKRAGMIAAEEKKGPQHGAVYPQHNELGKALASSAALIRAGVGVRAIAVDFGGWDHHVDITWRISNQIEQMSKCIAAFLTDLGTHASRVTIVTLSEFGRRLGQNGAAGLDHGYGNAVFAFGAGVKGGYYANWPTLSAGKQVDGDLAVTTDYRSVLAEILRTRFPEVGVGTVFPGLTHTSLGFMSPY from the coding sequence ATGAACGACGGACACGACGCGTCCTGTGCCGACTACGGGGTGAGCCGGCGCAATGTACTGAAGTCGGCCGGCCTGCTCGCCATGGCGGGGGTCACGACCTCGATGTTCGGCGACGTGCTGGCCTCGACCGCGTACGGCGCCACGAACGGCAACATCCTCATCGTGCTGTCGCTGCGCGGCGGCGCGGACGGCATGTCGATGATGGTCCCCCACGCCGAGCCGGCCTACTACGCGGCCCGACCGAACATCGCCGTGAAGAAGGCCCAGCTGATGGGCGCCGACGCCACCTTCGGGCTGCACCCGTCGTTCAAGCCCCTCGAGGGACTGTGGAACAGCGGGAAGATGGCGGCCATCCACGCCGTCGGGCTGCCCACGCCGAACCGCTCGCACTTCGAGGCGATGGAGCTGGTCGAGGACGCCGATCCCGGATCGTCCGAGCGCATCGGCTGGCTCAACCGCGTCATCGGCTGCTTCACCTCCAACGACGTGTTCGACGGCATCCAGGTCGGGTCGACCGTCATGCCCACGTCGCTGATCGGACCCGAGCCGTCCTTCGCGACGTCGGACTTCACCTCGCTGTCGGCTCCGTGGGCCGACCACCAGGATCTCGGCCCTCGGCTGCGGTCGATGCTCTCGACGATGTACCGCGACGCCGGCACCGTGATCGGCCGCGCGGGCCAGGAGGCGCTGGCCCTCGACAAGCGCGCCGGCATGATCGCGGCCGAGGAGAAAAAGGGTCCGCAGCACGGGGCCGTCTATCCCCAGCACAACGAGCTCGGCAAGGCCCTGGCCAGCTCGGCGGCCCTGATCAGGGCCGGGGTCGGCGTGCGTGCCATCGCGGTCGACTTCGGCGGCTGGGACCACCACGTCGACATCACGTGGCGGATCAGCAACCAGATCGAGCAGATGTCGAAGTGCATCGCGGCGTTCCTGACCGACCTGGGCACCCATGCGTCGCGGGTGACCATCGTGACGCTCAGCGAGTTCGGCCGCCGGCTGGGCCAGAACGGCGCCGCCGGACTCGACCACGGCTACGGCAACGCCGTCTTCGCCTTCGGCGCGGGCGTCAAGGGCGGGTACTACGCGAACTGGCCGACGCTCTCGGCCGGCAAGCAGGTCGACGGAGACCTGGCGGTGACCACCGACTACCGCAGCGTGTTGGCCGAGATCCTGCGGACGCGCTTCCCCGAGGTGGGTGTCGGCACCGTGTTCCCGGGCCTGACGCACACGTCGCTGGGCTTCATGTCGCCCTACTGA
- a CDS encoding DUF1800 domain-containing protein → MPALPGTQPRLSEAAQHLVRRFTYGYNLRLEADVLRYTSVDAWFAAQLKPGPDPAAAAVLDWFPRLKDSPATAWENNKAERYGGWQYGDDLVKYSLARRVVATNQVHEMMVDFWSNLLHIPVGEGSSFPWRLHYDSHAIRPHALGTYRELLRAAVTHPAMSGYLSNHRNTRTQINENLGRELLELYTVGRTAGYTEDDVKSSARLLTGFTVGVNQDFAAGYDPARHHVGPVTVMGRTFTNGSADGRAELNAYLDWLAMRPATAARIARRLCVRFIRDEPPQSSVDAVAATYLSSGSDIAACLRTLVRDPGFLASKFQKARTPAEDVLATQRACDIVPTGAGPDSHVDSFSWLCSWIGQAPFQWPRPDGSPEQSDTYLSPARLLRAWTARSWMANTNGAVKKGTRPLPRDLVPPVWPIALKDLVHHQAVMMTGRRATAETVDGVATLMGKAPSHVFKAEWERNEGHMTWMLTLVRTAILSAPEAMLR, encoded by the coding sequence ATGCCCGCCCTGCCCGGGACGCAGCCGCGTCTGTCCGAGGCGGCGCAACACCTCGTCCGGCGCTTCACCTACGGGTACAACCTGCGCCTCGAGGCCGACGTCCTGCGGTACACCAGCGTCGACGCCTGGTTCGCGGCCCAGTTGAAGCCGGGCCCCGACCCCGCGGCCGCCGCGGTCCTGGACTGGTTCCCCCGGCTCAAGGACTCCCCCGCCACGGCTTGGGAGAACAACAAGGCCGAACGGTACGGCGGGTGGCAGTACGGCGACGACCTGGTGAAGTACTCCCTGGCCCGGCGTGTGGTCGCCACGAACCAGGTGCACGAGATGATGGTCGACTTCTGGTCGAACCTGCTGCACATCCCGGTCGGCGAGGGATCGAGCTTCCCGTGGCGGCTGCACTACGACAGCCACGCCATCCGGCCGCACGCCCTCGGGACCTACCGCGAACTGCTGCGTGCCGCGGTGACCCATCCGGCGATGTCGGGTTACCTGTCGAACCACCGCAACACCAGGACACAGATCAACGAGAACCTCGGTCGTGAGCTGCTCGAGCTCTACACCGTCGGACGGACGGCGGGGTACACCGAGGACGACGTCAAGAGCTCGGCCCGGTTGTTGACCGGGTTCACCGTCGGCGTGAACCAGGACTTCGCCGCCGGATACGACCCGGCCAGGCACCACGTCGGCCCGGTGACCGTGATGGGCAGGACGTTCACGAACGGCTCCGCCGACGGCCGTGCCGAACTGAACGCCTACCTCGACTGGCTCGCGATGCGGCCCGCGACGGCCGCGCGGATCGCTCGGCGCCTGTGCGTGCGGTTCATCCGCGACGAGCCGCCCCAGAGCTCGGTCGACGCGGTCGCCGCGACGTATCTGTCCTCGGGCAGCGACATCGCGGCGTGCCTGCGCACCCTCGTGCGGGACCCGGGATTCCTGGCCTCGAAGTTCCAGAAGGCGCGCACCCCCGCCGAGGACGTGCTGGCCACCCAGCGCGCCTGTGACATCGTGCCGACCGGCGCAGGCCCCGACAGCCATGTGGATTCGTTCAGCTGGCTGTGCAGCTGGATCGGCCAGGCGCCGTTCCAGTGGCCGCGACCCGACGGCTCCCCCGAGCAGTCCGACACGTACCTGTCCCCCGCGCGGCTGCTGCGCGCATGGACGGCGCGCTCCTGGATGGCGAACACCAACGGCGCCGTGAAGAAGGGGACCCGCCCCCTGCCACGCGATCTCGTCCCGCCCGTGTGGCCGATCGCGCTGAAGGATCTCGTGCACCACCAGGCGGTCATGATGACCGGCCGCCGAGCCACCGCCGAGACGGTCGACGGGGTCGCGACGCTGATGGGCAAGGCCCCGTCGCACGTCTTCAAGGCCGAGTGGGAGCGGAACGAGGGTCACATGACCTGGATGCTGACCCTCGTCCGCACCGCGATCCTGAGCGCCCCGGAGGCGATGCTGCGATGA
- a CDS encoding DivIVA domain-containing protein, protein MSSSTSSFKTVLRGYDPAEVDAHIATLKEHAKGLRNQITEVENKLAAVTEPNFAHLGDRVGQILTLAEEESAELRKRTAKEIERQRTDAADAVRKLRKEADAYAVATRTEADDYAQATRDEADAYALTTRTEADEYARTTRDAADQEAARIVSEAAEKAAAVTGAAQTELDRITAEQQRVLAEHEQEMAGWRAKAEAERTEAERLDRERADEAHRQATAIVAEAQQEAERIRLEAEREVAEIERRSESINAQLANVRRALAHLTGDDVQEPQGSLFEVTNDQS, encoded by the coding sequence ATGAGCTCCTCGACTTCCTCCTTCAAGACCGTTCTCCGTGGCTACGACCCCGCCGAGGTCGACGCCCACATCGCCACCTTGAAGGAGCACGCGAAGGGTCTGCGCAACCAGATCACCGAGGTCGAGAACAAGCTCGCCGCCGTCACCGAGCCGAACTTCGCCCACCTCGGGGATCGGGTCGGCCAGATCCTCACGCTCGCCGAGGAGGAGTCGGCGGAGCTGCGCAAGAGGACGGCCAAGGAGATCGAGCGCCAGCGCACCGACGCCGCCGACGCGGTCCGCAAGCTCCGCAAGGAGGCCGACGCCTACGCCGTCGCGACGCGCACCGAGGCCGACGACTACGCCCAGGCGACCCGCGACGAGGCCGACGCGTACGCACTCACGACCCGCACCGAGGCCGACGAGTACGCCCGGACCACGCGCGACGCCGCCGACCAGGAGGCCGCCCGCATCGTGAGCGAGGCCGCCGAGAAGGCCGCCGCCGTGACGGGCGCCGCCCAGACCGAGCTCGACCGGATCACCGCCGAGCAGCAGCGCGTCCTGGCCGAGCACGAGCAGGAGATGGCCGGCTGGCGGGCGAAGGCCGAGGCCGAGCGCACCGAGGCCGAGCGCCTCGATCGCGAGCGGGCCGACGAGGCGCACCGTCAGGCCACCGCGATCGTCGCCGAGGCACAGCAGGAGGCCGAGCGGATCCGACTGGAGGCCGAGCGGGAGGTCGCCGAGATTGAGCGACGCAGCGAGAGCATCAACGCCCAGCTCGCCAACGTCCGCCGCGCTCTGGCGCACCTCACCGGCGACGACGTGCAGGAGCCCCAGGGCTCGCTGTTCGAGGTCACGAACGACCAGTCCTGA
- a CDS encoding DivIVA domain-containing protein has protein sequence MTETHADFRIVLRGFDPAQVQSRLSELEDQIEQLRRENDSAPAAAEIADQPASFEHLGERMIQILSLARDEAAELRASAEAELEAARTSTQHELRRLREEAEVHAEATRSDAEADAARALQEARATAADLIDATEREVATMRQEAEVLVEQQRAKAAAANADFEIAMAQRREAAEHSFQEAEIEHRAKLEELERRVTEQQSAAVAERADAEREARRVLEDAQARATTMVNDAKSTADRIRAESEREVAAAMQRRDSINDQLANLRQMLSSLTGSPARSEETSPRSS, from the coding sequence ATGACCGAGACCCACGCCGACTTCCGCATCGTCCTGCGGGGCTTCGATCCCGCCCAGGTCCAGAGCCGCCTGAGCGAGTTGGAGGACCAGATCGAGCAGTTGCGCCGCGAGAACGACAGCGCGCCGGCCGCCGCCGAGATCGCGGACCAGCCCGCCTCCTTCGAGCACCTGGGCGAGCGCATGATCCAGATCCTCTCCCTGGCACGCGACGAGGCCGCCGAGCTGCGCGCGTCGGCCGAGGCCGAGCTCGAGGCCGCCCGCACGTCGACCCAGCACGAGCTCCGACGGCTGCGCGAGGAGGCCGAGGTGCACGCCGAGGCCACCCGGTCCGACGCCGAGGCTGATGCGGCACGAGCACTGCAGGAGGCCCGTGCCACCGCGGCCGACCTGATCGACGCGACCGAGCGCGAGGTCGCCACCATGCGCCAGGAGGCCGAGGTCCTGGTCGAGCAGCAGCGCGCCAAGGCGGCCGCTGCCAACGCCGACTTCGAGATCGCGATGGCACAGCGCCGCGAGGCCGCCGAGCACTCCTTCCAGGAGGCCGAGATCGAGCACCGGGCCAAGCTCGAGGAGCTCGAGCGCCGCGTCACCGAGCAGCAGTCCGCGGCCGTGGCCGAGCGGGCGGACGCCGAACGCGAGGCTCGTCGGGTCCTGGAGGACGCCCAGGCCCGCGCCACCACGATGGTCAACGACGCGAAGTCGACGGCCGACCGCATCCGCGCCGAGTCCGAGCGCGAGGTGGCGGCCGCCATGCAGCGCCGCGACAGCATCAACGACCAGCTGGCCAATCTGCGCCAGATGTTGAGCAGTCTGACGGGCTCGCCGGCACGCTCGGAGGAGACATCACCCCGCTCTTCGTGA
- a CDS encoding NADP-dependent oxidoreductase — MRTSMTTTTREIHLAQRPSGLPGPETYRFVERELRELREGDVLVENIVLTVDPYMRPRMNDVKSYVPPFKLDHALDGGAVGVVVESRSEALPVGTVVSHGLGWREHAVLADKYAKRIELNGLPSSYFLGVLGMPGMTAYAGLFDVAAFQPGDSVFVSAAAGAVGSLVGQFARLGGADRVVGSAGSAEKVALLVDELKFDAAINYRDGDVMGQVGAAFPDGFDVYFDNVGGDHLEAALEHINERGRMALCGSISGYNDPNASGPRNMFKAVGKRLTMRGFIVSDHEHLRPEFEQKVGQWLRDGDLAYRETTWNGLDAMPEAFAGLLTGANTGKAIVRLREDPAS; from the coding sequence GTGAGGACGAGCATGACCACCACGACCCGCGAGATTCATCTGGCCCAGCGTCCCTCCGGCCTGCCGGGACCGGAGACCTACCGGTTCGTCGAGCGCGAGCTGCGTGAGCTGCGCGAGGGCGACGTGCTGGTCGAGAACATCGTCCTCACGGTCGACCCGTACATGCGGCCGCGGATGAACGACGTGAAGTCGTACGTCCCGCCGTTCAAGCTCGACCACGCGCTCGACGGCGGCGCCGTGGGCGTGGTCGTCGAGTCGCGGTCGGAGGCGCTGCCCGTGGGCACCGTCGTGAGCCACGGCCTGGGTTGGCGCGAGCACGCCGTCCTCGCGGACAAGTACGCCAAGAGGATCGAGTTGAACGGCCTGCCGTCCTCGTACTTCCTGGGCGTGCTCGGCATGCCGGGCATGACCGCCTACGCGGGCCTGTTCGACGTCGCGGCCTTCCAGCCCGGCGACTCCGTCTTCGTGTCGGCCGCAGCCGGCGCCGTGGGCAGCCTCGTGGGCCAGTTCGCCCGCCTCGGCGGCGCCGACCGCGTGGTCGGCAGTGCCGGCTCGGCCGAGAAGGTCGCCCTGCTGGTGGACGAGCTGAAGTTCGACGCCGCGATCAACTACCGCGACGGCGACGTGATGGGCCAGGTCGGCGCCGCGTTCCCCGACGGCTTCGACGTGTACTTCGACAACGTGGGCGGCGACCACCTGGAGGCGGCGCTCGAGCACATCAACGAGCGCGGCCGGATGGCGCTGTGCGGCTCGATCTCGGGATACAACGACCCGAACGCCAGCGGCCCGCGCAACATGTTCAAGGCCGTCGGCAAGCGCCTGACCATGCGCGGCTTCATCGTCAGCGACCACGAGCACCTGCGCCCCGAGTTCGAGCAGAAGGTGGGCCAGTGGCTCCGCGACGGCGACCTCGCCTACCGCGAGACCACCTGGAACGGCCTCGACGCGATGCCCGAGGCCTTCGCCGGCCTGCTCACCGGCGCCAACACCGGCAAGGCGATCGTGCGCCTGCGCGAGGATCCGGCGTCCTGA